The genomic region TGTAATGGAACAATCCTTGGGAATGTTGAAACCGCACGTACAAATCTGATGAGTTTGAACATCGCTCCAATCTCACCGATTGCGGAGACTGGAAATACAGCGTTTGTTGCCGACAAAAAAGTGAATGTTTATCAGTTTACGAACACTAACAATACTCTCGGTAATGGTGGAACAGAAACGATTAGCCTTGAACGAGGCAACCAAGAAGACCCAATCTTTGTTCTCAGGGCTAATGGAAACACCCCTATTACATTCAACGGCGTTACTCTCCAACTCAATGGCGTTAACCCCAACAATGTATTCTGGGTTTCCAACAGTGGCATGAAATTCCAAGGGACGAATGAGTTGGCAGGCAACTTTATTGGCAACCGAGCTAATAACGTCGATAACAACCTAGATATGAACGTTGATGGTGCTTCAACCACTGCTATACGAGGCGGTCGCTTCCTAGGTTTCTACGGAAGTCAGTACAATGCGAATGCAAATCATTTACGGGCTGACTTTGCAGGTTCAGGGGTTGCCTTCAACGCGATTACTACCCAGTTCGAACCCCTTCTAGAACCCGTTCTGCAACTTCATGACGTTGATACTGATAATAATTTCAGGGAGGGTAATATCGGTCAAGGCGCTAACGTCAGTGGAACCAAATGGTTAACCCCTGCGACAGACAACACTGAGTTTCATATCCTATTTGCTGGAGGTAATACACCGACTCGTCCTGAACGAACTGTTAGTGGGACAAACCACAATAGCGAACCGGATGGTGGTATTGCTAACTTCCCTCGCCTACTCGAAAACTGGTTAAGCAAAGACCTCCGAATCAACGGGTCGATGATGGAATTCGAGCGTAGCAAATATGCTACGGGGCCTTTCCGTCCATTGGAAAAAGATTCTGGAGATGCAGTACGTAGTGGCCCGTTCAACTACTTGCAACGGTATAAAGCCGCAAACTTGGGTGGTCGCATTCCTTATAATGAAGCGCCAAATCGTCTCTATGGTTACGATGTTGCTCTGTTAACTCAAACCCCCGACCTGTTCAGCAGTCGCTTTACTGGTCCCCCTGCGGGAGACCCCGATGAATTCTTCCGAGAAGTTAGCCGAGACGATGATTGGGTGCGGACGCTTCTCTGTGCTAAGACCCATAAAGAGAATAAGAAAGCTGTGAACGACAATCAACGTCCAATCGACTTCTGCAAAAAGAGAGCAGGAGATTAAACAGAGGTAGCTGTCTTAAAATTGGTGGGTTACGGTGAATAATAAATCAGAAATTGGATTCCCCGTCCAGTTACCGCCTAACCCACCTTCTGTTCCCTCTGTATTCTTTGTAGTTCAATCCTCTAGATAACGTTGATGACTGTCTCTCGTATTTTTCCAAATTGTTGAAGTCAATTCTCCTCTCATGAACCCTCACAAAATCTTCAAGCATCTTCAATCGCAATCTGACGAATCCGGCTTAACGATTATTGAATCCCTCGTGGCGATTATTGTCGTTAGCATTATGTTGGTTTCTATTGCACCTGTCCTCACTCTCTCCGTCGCCAACCGCTTACAGGCGAAGCAAACTGAAGCAGCAACAAAAGCAGCTCAAGCTTATATTGACGGTATTCGTTCTGGAACCATCGACCACCCCCCTGTCATGCGAAAAGGGGATGATACTCTCGGAAAATACAATGCACCCCAGACAGGCAATTTAACCTGCAATGATGCCAATAAAAAGGAATATTGTACGGCACCTGCCAATAATTTGTTTTGTATTGATGGCGATGGAGAGGATGTGAAAAATGCTGGCGATAAGTATAAATGTACGAAAGATAGCCACAGAGATATGATCGTTCAGGGATTTGGCTACGTACCCGATCCCGATCGATCGAAAGGATATCGCAGCTATAAACTCGGCGTGCGTGTCTATCGCGCTGATGCTTTTGCTTTGAGTGGAAAACTACTAAAGCATTCTGATACAGGAGTAGAAGGAAAGAAGCAATCAAGTTTCGGGTATTTCAAAAAGAAAACTCCTTTGCTGGAAACAACTAGTGAAATTGAAGTGGATGATAGTAGTGAATTTGACAAACTCTGCAAAAAAGCGGGTTTCCAAAATTGTTTCTAATTAAAGGATTTTAGTTGATAGGTAGTTATTGAATTTCAAGCAGCAGTACGATCTAAGGGGTCGAACCCAGGGAGAGACAAAAATGATGCGAACAATCCAGTTTTTATTAAGAAATCAGCTTCAACGGAAAAAATACAAAAAGGGTAATGATGGTTTTACTCTTATTGAGCTGCTGGTTGCCATGATAATTGCTGCAATTATCATTACACCATTACTTGGCTTTATGCTCAATGTGATGAGAACCGATCAACAGGAACAAGCCAAAGTTTCTTCAGAGCAAGAATTGCAGGCGGCGATTGATTTCATTAGTCAAGACTTGCAACAAGCAGTTTATGTTTATGACAACGATGGCTTAAGTAGAAATAATAACGCAGGTACTCCCAAAAACTCAGGGATTAAAGATCAGTTACCAAATTGTCCAGCAAGCACAAAATGTACTCCCGTTTTAGTGTTTTGGAAGCGTCTCTTTCTCGATAAAGAAATGTCTCTTGCGAAAAAGGGAGGTGGAAGTATTCAGGTAAAAGAGGCGATTAAAACTGCTCAAGGGCAAGAAGGCGATACATTTGTGTATTCTTTGGTCGGATATTACTTGGTTGAGGATAATAATACCAATAATAATAATCCTTGGTCTGATGTGGCTCGGATTCATCGCTTTGAAATTAGAGATGGGATAAAAACGGCGGACAGAAAAGAATTCTTAGCGATTCCAAGCAATGGGTTTGCTCCTCCTCCGTTAGGAAAAACCGGAAATCTCAAAACGAAGATGAATCAGTGGAAAAAAGGTAACGGAAATTATGATGTGGGAGACGTTGTTATTGATTACGTTGAAAAAATCGACTCTAAGGCTCCACAAGCGATGGAGTGTGACACAACAAGGTCAGGTATAGATATAAGCGAGCAGCGCGTTCCCAGCGATAAAAATAAATACAAAAGCTTTGTTGCTTGTGTTAATTCCAAGAAAAATTCAGTTCGAGTTTATATTCGTGGAAATGCTTTAGCAAGAATTAATCTACGTAAGACGAATGATTATACAGATGGCTTGTCATCTTATTTCCCTGTGGTTAGTACTCAAGTGAAAGGACGAAGTTTCTTGTTTTCAAAATAGTGAGTGAGGTTGAATGGTAAAAAAGCTCAACTCACTTACTAGTTCGTATAAAAAGAATTAAGTCGAATGAAGAATAAATCTGTACAAATCCAAGTTTGTATTTATTTTTCCCAGATTTAAACTATGTAAATTGAAAGGGGAATTGATATGATGAATGGCTTGAGTTTACTGAGGAAACGGCTGCTGAATTCAAAACAATTGTTTAAAAAACAAGCTGAACCAGATACCGGATTTACACTAATTGAGGTGTTAGTAGTAATTGTTATTGTTGGTATTTTGGCGGCTATTCTGTCACCAAGTTGGCTGCGATTTGTGAACCAGCGTAAGGTGAATGCTATTAATAATGAGATTTTTCGGGCAATCCAGGAAGCGCAGAGTAAAGCAAAGGCGACGAATAGAAGCTATAGCGTAAGTTTCCGAACAAATAATCGCATCCCGGAGATTGCGGTTTATCCGGCTGGGTATTTTGAGATCAATCAGAACATAGAGTTCAGGTTCGATCCTTATATTGGTCAGTTTAAAGGTTGGAAGCCTTTAGGAGAAGAGGCATCACTGCAACCAGGACAGGTGGTTTTGGGTGCAAACTTTGATGGAGTCAATAAAATTACGGGAAGTCAATTAGTTTTTGCTCGCAAGCCAACGAATTATAACGATAAGCCGCAGACAATTACATTCGACCATACAGGCATTTTAGATCCGGCAGTGGGTCCTAATTTGGGGACGGGTACGAATCCAGATGGAATTATTATTACGGTGGCGGAACCGAAGGGAAAAGAAAATAATACGAATTATAATCAACCGATTGAGGGTACTAAGCGTTGCGTGAAGGTTAAAACATTGTTGGGAGCGTTGGAGATGGCGGAGGGGAAGGATTGCGAGAAGTCTTAAGGTTTACAGCAGCGATAAGACGTGTTTCAGGGCAACATTGCCTCCACTAATGATAATTCCTATTTTGGAGCCTTCTGCTTGGATGTAGCCTTCGAGGAGTGCGGTTGCAGCTAAAGCACCTGTGGGCTCGACGACAATTTTCAGGCGTTCCCAGAGAAAAAACATGGTGCGGATAAGTGCGTCATCGGGAACGGCAACCATGTCATCGACGTAATGCAGAACGAGGGGAAAGGTG from Lusitaniella coriacea LEGE 07157 harbors:
- the hpsB gene encoding hormogonium polysaccharide secretion pseudopilin HpsB, yielding MNPHKIFKHLQSQSDESGLTIIESLVAIIVVSIMLVSIAPVLTLSVANRLQAKQTEAATKAAQAYIDGIRSGTIDHPPVMRKGDDTLGKYNAPQTGNLTCNDANKKEYCTAPANNLFCIDGDGEDVKNAGDKYKCTKDSHRDMIVQGFGYVPDPDRSKGYRSYKLGVRVYRADAFALSGKLLKHSDTGVEGKKQSSFGYFKKKTPLLETTSEIEVDDSSEFDKLCKKAGFQNCF
- the hpsC gene encoding hormogonium polysaccharide secretion pseudopilin HpsC, encoding MMRTIQFLLRNQLQRKKYKKGNDGFTLIELLVAMIIAAIIITPLLGFMLNVMRTDQQEQAKVSSEQELQAAIDFISQDLQQAVYVYDNDGLSRNNNAGTPKNSGIKDQLPNCPASTKCTPVLVFWKRLFLDKEMSLAKKGGGSIQVKEAIKTAQGQEGDTFVYSLVGYYLVEDNNTNNNNPWSDVARIHRFEIRDGIKTADRKEFLAIPSNGFAPPPLGKTGNLKTKMNQWKKGNGNYDVGDVVIDYVEKIDSKAPQAMECDTTRSGIDISEQRVPSDKNKYKSFVACVNSKKNSVRVYIRGNALARINLRKTNDYTDGLSSYFPVVSTQVKGRSFLFSK
- a CDS encoding prepilin-type N-terminal cleavage/methylation domain-containing protein gives rise to the protein MMNGLSLLRKRLLNSKQLFKKQAEPDTGFTLIEVLVVIVIVGILAAILSPSWLRFVNQRKVNAINNEIFRAIQEAQSKAKATNRSYSVSFRTNNRIPEIAVYPAGYFEINQNIEFRFDPYIGQFKGWKPLGEEASLQPGQVVLGANFDGVNKITGSQLVFARKPTNYNDKPQTITFDHTGILDPAVGPNLGTGTNPDGIIITVAEPKGKENNTNYNQPIEGTKRCVKVKTLLGALEMAEGKDCEKS